The following are encoded in a window of Salinibacter ruber DSM 13855 genomic DNA:
- a CDS encoding tyrosine-type recombinase/integrase, whose translation MPDDTSSPDPELELSLRELRDHLQAFQDDYLEDKSDETVGTYRRSLNSFEKWFVQQNTFRFTEDGVREYKRYLMEDRDLSQVSVSTYLTALRRFCQYLTDVGELTENPATGVKGNRRPETHSRSVLTESDIEKLEAVVDDATQIDKRDHAIISLMLYAGLSEIEIVRADVEDLEHTLMGPVLRVQGKGREVKDQEAPLDPPVLEAVEAYLDTRDDVHPEDPLFVSHGHRSKGKRLQTRSVRSRINGYLKEAGIKRKGVTPHSLTHTAALLWLNDGMPLEEVKERMRHGTLDTTMIYYKKQGLLKRDPEDLEELDV comes from the coding sequence ATGCCCGACGACACGTCCTCGCCCGACCCGGAGCTGGAGCTCTCCCTCCGGGAATTGCGCGACCACCTGCAGGCCTTTCAAGACGACTACCTGGAGGACAAAAGCGACGAGACGGTGGGCACGTACCGCCGCTCCCTGAACTCGTTTGAGAAGTGGTTCGTCCAGCAGAACACCTTCCGGTTCACCGAGGACGGGGTGCGCGAGTACAAGCGCTACCTGATGGAGGACCGCGACCTGAGCCAGGTCTCCGTGTCCACCTACCTGACGGCCCTGCGGCGCTTCTGCCAGTACCTGACCGACGTCGGCGAGCTGACCGAAAACCCGGCCACGGGCGTGAAGGGCAACCGTCGGCCCGAGACGCACTCCCGCTCCGTGCTCACGGAGTCCGACATCGAGAAGCTGGAGGCAGTCGTGGACGACGCGACCCAGATCGACAAGCGCGACCACGCCATCATCTCGCTCATGCTCTACGCGGGCCTTAGCGAGATCGAGATCGTGCGGGCCGACGTGGAGGACCTGGAGCACACCCTCATGGGCCCGGTGCTACGCGTGCAGGGCAAGGGGCGCGAGGTCAAGGACCAGGAGGCGCCGCTCGATCCGCCCGTGCTGGAGGCCGTGGAGGCGTACCTCGACACCCGCGACGATGTGCACCCCGAGGATCCGCTGTTTGTCTCGCACGGCCACCGGTCGAAGGGAAAGCGGCTCCAAACCCGGTCGGTGCGAAGCCGCATCAACGGCTACCTCAAGGAGGCCGGCATCAAGCGCAAGGGGGTCACGCCGCACAGCCTCACCCACACGGCCGCCCTCCTCTGGCTCAACGACGGCATGCCGCTCGAAGAGGTGAAGGAGCGCATGCGCCACGGCACCCTGGACACGACGATGATCTACTACAAGAAGCAGGGCCTCCTCAAACGCGACCCGGAGGACCTGGAAGAGCTGGACGTATAG
- the corA gene encoding magnesium/cobalt transporter CorA, translated as MSFDDRDLASLSPEQKVGLPPGSVVFVGEDRTAPVQFRVLEYGPDHLVETDDEGLDEVLTYRDTAPVTWINVTGVHDESVIRTVGDHFHVHPLIQEDIAHTGQRPKLDPQADYLYLVVKMLYFDEDLGGALRAEQVSFLVGERNLISFQEDPGDVFDPVRKRIRNRRGHIRDRGPDYLAYALLDVIVDHYFMVLDELGTRTEDLEDEIMGADGHDVEDDIHDLRRDLIFMRRMTWPMRELLHQLERLDSSFWADDNRPYVRDTYDHVVQVLDLVEALRDTASGLHDLHMTSISNRMNEIMKVLTIIGTIFIPLTFVAGIYGMNFEYMPELTWQWAYPAVWGLMIVTAGALLVYFRRREWI; from the coding sequence ATGTCTTTTGACGACCGCGACCTGGCCTCCTTGTCCCCGGAGCAAAAGGTGGGGCTGCCCCCCGGCTCCGTCGTGTTTGTGGGAGAGGATCGCACCGCGCCCGTCCAGTTTCGGGTTCTGGAATACGGGCCCGACCATCTTGTTGAGACCGACGACGAAGGCCTCGACGAGGTGCTCACGTACCGGGACACGGCGCCGGTCACGTGGATCAACGTCACGGGGGTTCACGACGAGTCCGTAATCCGAACCGTTGGGGACCACTTCCACGTCCACCCGCTCATTCAGGAGGACATCGCCCACACGGGCCAGCGGCCCAAGCTGGACCCCCAGGCCGACTATCTCTACCTCGTCGTCAAGATGCTCTACTTCGACGAGGATCTGGGCGGCGCCCTCCGGGCCGAGCAGGTAAGCTTTCTGGTGGGGGAACGCAATCTCATCTCGTTTCAGGAAGACCCCGGCGACGTGTTCGATCCCGTCCGCAAGCGCATCCGCAACAGGCGGGGGCACATCCGCGACCGGGGCCCGGATTACCTTGCCTACGCCCTCCTCGATGTAATCGTCGACCACTACTTCATGGTGTTGGACGAACTGGGGACCCGCACCGAAGACCTCGAAGACGAGATTATGGGGGCGGACGGTCACGACGTGGAGGACGACATCCACGACCTGCGCCGCGATCTGATCTTCATGCGCCGGATGACGTGGCCGATGCGGGAGCTCCTTCACCAGCTCGAACGACTCGACTCGTCCTTCTGGGCGGATGACAACCGGCCCTACGTGCGCGACACGTACGACCATGTGGTGCAGGTGCTCGACCTCGTGGAGGCGCTCCGCGACACGGCGAGCGGGCTGCACGACCTGCACATGACGTCCATCAGCAACCGCATGAACGAGATCATGAAGGTGCTGACGATCATCGGGACGATCTTCATCCCGCTCACGTTCGTGGCCGGGATCTACGGCATGAATTTCGAATACATGCCCGAGCTGACATGGCAATGGGCCTACCCCGCCGTATGGGGCCTGATGATCGTCACGGCCGGGGCGCTCCTGGTGTACTTCCGGCGCCGCGAATGGATTTGA
- a CDS encoding porin: MSFAAVLRHSALGFAVLLVGLCAGALPAVAQSPGEAGGTVGAGDALRVGGLVQADAYLGRTGGPNDGFRARSARLRLGGQAEGLSYVVQTDFTSSSPLLDAYVQLPLANRVRLRGGLFKTPYSAEFLTSRPRIRFAERARVVNALAPNRQAGVQLSGDLTAEARDAQVTATLGAFNGTRGLSTNDNDHLLYLGRLIGAVPLGPGTLDVGASGGYSIDDQATIPNTASSFTGTRLLVQADAQYETERWLVAGALHAADLEHDGPTVPETEAQSPVGYYATAGLNVDDRHQVLARLEGYDPDTPGSSPDDQLVLGYNYDASSVLRVVVNYKASTKDVADGFFTGRLQVAF, translated from the coding sequence ATGTCGTTTGCTGCCGTCTTGAGACACTCTGCCCTGGGATTCGCCGTGCTGCTCGTCGGGCTGTGTGCGGGGGCGCTCCCGGCAGTCGCCCAGTCGCCTGGTGAAGCGGGGGGTACGGTGGGGGCCGGCGATGCCCTCCGCGTGGGCGGCCTCGTGCAGGCGGATGCCTACCTGGGGCGGACCGGCGGCCCCAACGATGGCTTCCGGGCCCGAAGTGCGCGGCTGCGGCTCGGGGGGCAGGCCGAGGGGCTCTCCTACGTCGTACAGACCGACTTCACGTCGTCGAGTCCCCTCCTCGACGCGTACGTGCAGCTCCCCCTTGCCAACCGGGTCCGGCTCCGTGGGGGGCTGTTCAAAACGCCGTATAGCGCCGAATTTCTCACGTCGCGTCCGCGCATTCGATTCGCCGAGCGGGCCCGCGTGGTCAATGCCCTCGCCCCGAACCGACAGGCTGGGGTTCAGCTGTCGGGCGACCTGACGGCGGAGGCGAGGGACGCGCAGGTCACCGCCACCCTGGGGGCCTTCAACGGGACGCGGGGCCTCAGCACGAACGACAACGACCACCTCCTGTACCTGGGGCGACTGATCGGCGCCGTGCCCCTCGGCCCCGGCACGCTCGACGTGGGCGCGAGTGGGGGCTACAGCATCGACGACCAGGCAACCATTCCGAATACCGCGTCCTCGTTTACGGGGACGCGCCTCCTCGTGCAGGCCGACGCCCAGTACGAGACGGAGCGGTGGCTCGTGGCCGGGGCCCTGCACGCGGCCGACCTGGAGCATGACGGGCCCACCGTCCCCGAAACAGAGGCCCAGTCGCCCGTCGGCTACTACGCGACGGCCGGGCTGAACGTCGACGACCGGCATCAGGTGCTCGCGCGGCTGGAGGGCTACGACCCCGACACGCCCGGTTCGTCCCCCGACGACCAGCTCGTCCTGGGATACAACTACGACGCCTCGTCGGTCTTGCGGGTGGTGGTCAACTACAAGGCGTCGACCAAGGACGTGGCCGACGGCTTCTTCACGGGGCGACTGCAGGTGGCCTTTTAG
- a CDS encoding transporter — protein MNLSSTRLALALVLPFAVVLLAPSSATGQISADRPGFGDGPATVAPGTVQAELGAAAANDDFGTNAELGQLLLRYGVADFLELRGGVGSFALDAPDTEYTGTSVGGKLRLAQSSLSTLSVVSTWALPTGTGAFENERVSQTLALAFNGALGEGLGLSANAGTSVPYGGDADPSYLFIPTLSFGVTDRVGAYVGYAGFYTTGLNRNYVEAGLTLLSSPNTQLDVNTGLQVDENRGAFFAGLGLAHRF, from the coding sequence ATGAACCTCTCTTCGACCCGCCTTGCCCTCGCTCTTGTCCTCCCGTTCGCCGTTGTATTGCTGGCCCCCTCGTCCGCGACGGGACAGATCTCTGCGGATCGTCCCGGGTTTGGGGACGGCCCGGCGACGGTCGCGCCCGGCACCGTTCAGGCTGAACTCGGGGCCGCCGCGGCCAACGACGACTTCGGCACGAACGCCGAGCTCGGGCAGCTCCTGCTCCGCTACGGCGTGGCCGACTTCCTCGAACTTCGGGGCGGTGTCGGCTCCTTCGCCCTCGACGCCCCCGACACCGAGTACACCGGCACGAGCGTCGGCGGCAAGCTCCGCCTCGCCCAGTCGTCCCTGTCCACACTCAGCGTGGTCAGCACCTGGGCCCTCCCGACCGGAACGGGCGCCTTCGAGAACGAGCGCGTGTCCCAAACCCTGGCGCTCGCCTTCAACGGCGCCCTCGGGGAGGGCCTCGGCCTCTCGGCAAATGCCGGGACCTCCGTTCCGTACGGCGGCGACGCGGACCCCTCATACCTCTTCATCCCGACGCTGAGCTTCGGCGTTACCGACCGTGTGGGCGCGTACGTCGGCTACGCCGGGTTCTACACCACCGGCCTCAATCGGAACTACGTGGAGGCGGGCCTCACCCTCCTGTCGAGCCCGAACACGCAGCTGGACGTGAATACCGGGCTTCAGGTCGACGAGAACCGGGGCGCGTTCTTCGCCGGCCTCGGCCTGGCCCACCGCTTCTAG
- a CDS encoding mechanosensitive ion channel family protein, whose protein sequence is MEQWWTLAVDYLTSPQAVSALKALLKILVGLALGRLAGNGLARLFAEDDAQRAMILRRGALYGIAGLFTASALMELGFDLSVLLGAAGILTVAIGFASQTSASNVISGLFLLGERPFAVGDVIRVNGTTGEVLSVDLLSVKLRTFDNLFVRIPNETMIKSEVTNLRRFPIRRIDLQVGVAYKEDLREVREVLMEVADRNPLCLEEPTPLIIFQGYGDSSINHQFSVWAKTEHFLDLRNSIPVEIKEAFDEHDIEIPFPHRTLYTGSETTPFPVQQAGETDDPFPSAPNPEPT, encoded by the coding sequence ATGGAGCAGTGGTGGACCCTTGCCGTCGACTACCTGACGAGCCCGCAGGCCGTAAGCGCGCTCAAGGCCCTGCTAAAAATCCTCGTCGGCCTTGCGCTCGGCCGCCTGGCCGGAAACGGACTGGCCCGGCTGTTTGCAGAGGACGACGCGCAACGAGCCATGATCCTCCGGCGGGGCGCGCTCTACGGCATCGCCGGGCTGTTCACGGCCTCGGCCCTCATGGAGCTTGGGTTCGACCTGAGCGTGCTGCTCGGGGCGGCCGGCATCCTGACCGTCGCGATCGGGTTTGCCTCCCAAACCTCGGCCTCCAACGTCATCAGTGGCCTCTTCCTGCTGGGCGAGCGGCCCTTCGCCGTCGGCGACGTGATCCGCGTGAACGGCACCACCGGCGAGGTGCTTTCGGTCGACCTGCTCTCGGTCAAGCTCCGCACCTTCGACAACCTGTTCGTCCGCATTCCGAACGAGACGATGATCAAGTCGGAGGTGACCAACCTGCGCCGGTTTCCCATCCGGCGGATTGACCTGCAGGTGGGGGTGGCCTACAAAGAAGACCTGCGGGAGGTGCGCGAGGTGCTGATGGAGGTGGCGGACCGCAACCCCCTGTGCCTCGAAGAACCGACCCCTCTTATCATTTTTCAGGGCTACGGGGACTCGTCCATCAATCACCAGTTCTCGGTGTGGGCCAAGACCGAACACTTCCTCGACCTCCGCAACAGCATTCCCGTGGAAATTAAGGAAGCCTTCGACGAGCACGATATCGAAATTCCCTTCCCCCACCGGACCCTCTACACCGGCAGCGAGACGACGCCGTTTCCGGTGCAGCAGGCGGGCGAAACGGACGATCCGTTCCCCTCCGCCCCGAACCCGGAACCGACCTAG